The Oligoflexus sp. sequence CCGCGAATAAAGTTCGCTGGCTTCATAGGTCAGGACCTTCGCTCCTTTTTCCATCACATAAACACTGCGCGGGGCTCCCCATTGCTCGACCAAAAGATCGGGATGCTTCCCAACCCAGCCTTGCAGCGAGGAGTCCAGGCGATCGCTGTAATGCACGCAGGCGCTGAGCATGGCGCCCAAAAGAACTATATAAAATCGGATGTTTCTGTAAACCATGACACCTCCCTTCGCGACATGGACAGCCCATTCTATATCTGATTGCGGGCAAAGCAAAGCCCCGTCCTGGCGTACAGGACGGGGCTTTTTGAATGAGAACGGGATTAGAAGGTGTAACTGGCACCCGTGGTCACAAAGAGTTGCTCCTGTTCCTCCAGATCGTTCACGTCCTCGTCGGTTTCGACAACGTAATTGACCGAGGCCGCAAGGATCTTGTATGCGGCGGCCGCCGAAAGAGTGAGATGGCTGAGGCCATCCTCGCCTTCTTTACGGTCGAGGTAGGCCAGGGTTCCTCCCAACGTCCCGCTGACACCGCTTTGGGCGAAGACTTCCTGCTTCAGCCCCAGCTCGTAATAATTGCTGTCCAGGATGCCGCCACCGACACCATGATAGGCCGCCAGGGACGGATTCAAAAGGGTAGGCAGGCTGATTTTGGCCATGATCTCCTGATCATTATCGAGTTCGGAATCAGGATAGATGTATTCGGTATAACCCAGGGAAAGCGTCACCGCTTCCAACGGAATATCGAAGCTGGCGAAGGCATCGACTTCCTGCTCGACTTCCGTCTCCTCGGCGTCCAAAGCCTGATTGCCCCAGGCGCCGATGGTCAGACCCCCGGACTGCAGCTTCAGGGTCGGCTGCAGAACTGGATTTTTGTTCACAGTCATTCCACGGAAAATATAGGCCGACGCAATATCCAGGCCTGCCGTGGTGTTGATTTCCCTTCCAGGTGCGATCTTTTCCATATCCACGGCCATAGCGGGAAGAGCCGTGGAAGCGAACATGGCAATGGCGATCCGGGCATGAATCATAGTGGGTCCCTTTCTTCGTCGAAGATTCGATGGCTGGGCTGATACTGGATTCTGCTGCTTTTTCGCGCAAGAAGCGCCTGCACGTGCCCTTCAGGAAAGGTCCTACCGTAAGGTCGTCATCTGCCTCCTCGCGGAAGCTTTTTTGGGCGAAAGACCAACGGCGACTCATCCTTTGCGGTAAGGGGGCTTCAGAGTTTTTGTGCAGGCACCGATCTTTACTCCAGGAGATTCCTTAATGTTGCAGCAAACGAGACGGATGAAGGTTCAACCGCCCGGTCCTTTGGGGTGGCTGGTTTCGTTTTTGTTTGCCGTCACCCTTCTGATGGTGCCCATGGCCTTGGCGCAGGTCCCTACGGACGACCAAAAGCGCACGGCAGGGGACGAGGCCGTCACATCCGACATGGGCGGCATGCCTTTGCTTTTCCGCACGCCGGAAACCGGCCTCGCCATCGGGGGTGTGCTTCTCTATACCAGCGGCCTGGATAAAAAGCGGGCTTCGCCGATTATTTCGGGGCTCATGTATACCGAGAAAAAGCAGATCCTCTGGGGCGTCGGTGCCCGACAGATCCTGGACGGTGAAGACCGTTCCATCTATGCCTATAGCGAAATCGCCAGGTTTCCCCAGACTTTCTTCGGTGTCGGACGGAATACCAAACGCGGTGAAGCCACGGCCTATCAGGAAGAGCGACAGAACCTGGAATTCGGCGGCGATCAGGAACTTCTTCC is a genomic window containing:
- a CDS encoding TorF family putative porin, yielding MIHARIAIAMFASTALPAMAVDMEKIAPGREINTTAGLDIASAYIFRGMTVNKNPVLQPTLKLQSGGLTIGAWGNQALDAEETEVEQEVDAFASFDIPLEAVTLSLGYTEYIYPDSELDNDQEIMAKISLPTLLNPSLAAYHGVGGGILDSNYYELGLKQEVFAQSGVSGTLGGTLAYLDRKEGEDGLSHLTLSAAAAYKILAASVNYVVETDEDVNDLEEQEQLFVTTGASYTF